In Nocardioides sp., the following proteins share a genomic window:
- a CDS encoding NAD(P)H-hydrate dehydratase, with product MRRAHTVAQVRAAEQAAMAVLPDGALMQQAAAGLAAAVSRFLGRTNGARVLLLVGSGDNGGDALFAGVRLARRGAYVEAVLLAPARAHQGGLTAFEAAGGRVVATPRRPDVVVDGIVGIGGVGGLRPDAAALVDSLRGVPVVSVDLPSGVDCDSGEVHGAHVVADLTVTFGTHKVAHLVDPSARVCGTIELIELGLDLPEAAVVALQAEDVRRLLPRPETAAHKYTRGVVGVRTGSADYPGAAVLSVAGANCGLAGMVRYVGTAADDVVRAHPEVVAGAGRVQSWVVGSGGGQDAAGALEAALQDGVPVVIDADALSHLGAYDLSNCVLTPHAGELAAMLHVERAVVESAPLQQVREAAARWGCVVLLKGPHTLIAEPSGSVFANTTGTSWLATAGAGDVLAGLIGSLLSAGLAPAEAAAVGAWLHGASASQAATRRTLTAGPVAAELPRLIAAMLRA from the coding sequence ATGAGGCGCGCCCATACCGTTGCCCAGGTCCGCGCGGCAGAGCAGGCTGCGATGGCAGTCCTGCCCGACGGTGCGTTGATGCAACAAGCCGCTGCGGGGCTGGCCGCCGCGGTCTCCCGATTCCTGGGGCGGACCAATGGGGCGCGGGTGCTGCTGTTGGTCGGCTCCGGTGACAACGGCGGTGACGCTCTCTTCGCAGGTGTGCGACTGGCGAGGAGGGGGGCGTACGTCGAGGCGGTGCTGCTGGCCCCGGCGCGTGCGCACCAGGGCGGGCTGACTGCCTTCGAGGCCGCGGGTGGGCGTGTCGTCGCCACTCCGCGTCGACCGGACGTCGTGGTCGACGGAATCGTGGGGATCGGCGGAGTCGGTGGCCTGCGACCGGATGCCGCGGCGCTGGTGGACAGCCTGCGCGGCGTCCCGGTCGTCTCTGTCGATCTTCCGTCGGGGGTCGACTGTGACTCCGGCGAGGTCCACGGGGCCCACGTCGTCGCCGACCTGACCGTTACCTTCGGCACGCACAAGGTCGCGCACCTGGTCGATCCGTCGGCTCGCGTGTGCGGCACGATCGAACTGATCGAACTCGGCCTGGATCTTCCCGAGGCGGCGGTGGTCGCCCTCCAGGCCGAAGACGTACGGCGGTTGCTGCCGCGGCCCGAGACGGCCGCGCACAAATACACCCGCGGGGTCGTCGGTGTGCGTACGGGTTCGGCCGACTACCCCGGAGCCGCCGTCTTGTCCGTCGCCGGGGCGAACTGTGGACTGGCCGGCATGGTCCGCTATGTGGGGACCGCTGCCGACGACGTGGTGCGGGCGCATCCCGAGGTCGTCGCCGGTGCCGGTCGGGTGCAGTCCTGGGTGGTCGGCTCAGGCGGGGGCCAGGACGCGGCCGGCGCCCTCGAAGCCGCCCTCCAGGACGGTGTGCCCGTCGTGATCGACGCCGACGCGCTGAGTCACCTCGGGGCGTACGACCTCTCGAACTGCGTGCTGACCCCTCACGCGGGCGAACTCGCGGCGATGCTGCACGTGGAGCGCGCGGTCGTCGAGTCCGCGCCGTTGCAGCAGGTACGTGAGGCTGCGGCACGCTGGGGATGCGTGGTGTTGCTGAAGGGCCCGCACACCCTGATCGCCGAGCCCTCCGGCTCGGTCTTCGCCAACACCACCGGCACCTCGTGGCTGGCTACCGCGGGTGCGGGCGACGTGCTGGCCGGATTGATCGGGTCGCTGTTGAGTGCGGGCCTCGCTCCGGCTGAGGCGGCGGCGGTGGGCGCCTGGTTGCACGGCGCATCGGCCAGTCAGGCAGCGACGCGGCGTACGTTGACCGCCGGCCCTGTCGCCGCCGAACTGCCGCGGTTGATCGCAGCCATGCTGCGCGCCTGA
- a CDS encoding alpha/beta hydrolase, with amino-acid sequence MKSKVLGVASAAAGVAGAAAAARMINQRAHITHRDVGDDTPLGSVRSAPITVVADDGLRLHAEIDEPENAETRPPVTVVYIHGFSLNLDCWHFQRAGYRGLLRSVFYDQRSHGRTQRSSAEHCNIEQLGTDLVRVLDDLTGDDRVVLVGHSMGGMTIMSLAEQRPDLFGSKIVGVALIATTAGGLDPGRILFPMLPAGIGGGVIDRLVSTLSRGSSTVDRLRRFGHDVASAVIDAYAFGSDVPQSYVDFVYGMLDMTPFAVVADFFPAFAAMNKWEHLEPLARIPTALICGTGDKITAIGHSRKLHARIQGSDLLECEGAGHMVIIERHSSVNDELDSLFDRSVEYALTRPWEPRPAGQLPAEPA; translated from the coding sequence GTGAAGAGCAAGGTCCTCGGAGTCGCGAGCGCAGCGGCGGGCGTTGCCGGTGCTGCCGCCGCGGCCAGGATGATCAACCAGCGCGCCCACATCACGCACCGTGACGTCGGCGACGACACGCCTCTGGGCTCCGTACGCTCCGCGCCCATCACCGTGGTCGCCGATGACGGTCTCCGACTGCACGCCGAGATCGACGAACCCGAGAACGCCGAGACCAGGCCGCCGGTGACGGTGGTCTACATCCACGGGTTCTCGCTCAACCTGGACTGCTGGCACTTCCAGCGGGCGGGGTATCGCGGCCTGCTGCGCTCGGTCTTCTACGACCAGCGCTCCCACGGGCGGACCCAGCGCTCCAGCGCCGAGCACTGCAACATCGAACAACTCGGCACCGACCTGGTGCGCGTACTCGACGACCTGACCGGGGACGACCGAGTCGTCCTGGTCGGTCACTCGATGGGCGGCATGACGATCATGTCGCTGGCGGAACAGCGCCCCGATCTCTTCGGCTCCAAGATCGTCGGAGTCGCGCTCATCGCCACGACCGCCGGCGGACTCGACCCGGGCCGCATCCTCTTCCCGATGCTGCCCGCCGGGATCGGCGGCGGCGTGATCGACCGGCTCGTCTCGACCCTGTCGAGGGGCTCCTCGACCGTAGACCGGTTGCGCCGCTTCGGCCACGACGTGGCCTCGGCCGTCATCGACGCCTATGCCTTCGGCAGCGACGTTCCCCAGTCGTACGTCGATTTCGTCTACGGAATGCTGGACATGACTCCGTTCGCGGTGGTGGCCGACTTCTTCCCGGCGTTCGCCGCGATGAACAAGTGGGAGCACCTGGAGCCGCTGGCCCGGATCCCCACCGCGTTGATCTGCGGCACCGGCGACAAGATCACCGCCATCGGCCACAGCCGCAAGCTGCACGCCCGGATCCAGGGTTCGGACCTGCTCGAATGCGAGGGCGCCGGTCACATGGTGATCATCGAACGGCACAGTTCCGTCAACGACGAGCTGGACTCCCTCTTCGACCGCAGCGTCGAGTACGCCCTCACCCGACCGTGGGAGCCCCGTCCGGCGGGCCAACTCCCCGCAGAGCCCGCGTGA
- the tsaB gene encoding tRNA (adenosine(37)-N6)-threonylcarbamoyltransferase complex dimerization subunit type 1 TsaB, with amino-acid sequence MLLALDTATEFVSVALHDGERVVAEQTSTAAMKHGEQLAPLIEAVMAQAGSTRRDLTAIGAGVGPGPFTGLRVGLVTARTLAMVLELPVYGVCTLDVIAAEVSARVDEPFLVATDARRKEVYLASYAEGVRVEGPVVTKPAEVATDLPVAGKGPVLYPEAFPHALPIVQPSAGWLAHVITSEAAELLDPEPLYLRRPDAVAPGKPKPVS; translated from the coding sequence GTGCTGCTGGCCCTCGACACCGCGACCGAGTTCGTGTCCGTGGCGCTGCACGACGGCGAGCGAGTGGTCGCCGAGCAGACCTCGACCGCGGCGATGAAGCACGGCGAGCAGTTGGCCCCGCTGATCGAGGCAGTCATGGCGCAGGCGGGCAGCACGCGCCGCGATCTGACCGCGATCGGTGCGGGCGTCGGGCCCGGCCCGTTCACCGGACTGCGCGTGGGGCTCGTCACCGCGCGGACCCTCGCGATGGTGCTGGAGTTGCCGGTCTACGGCGTCTGCACCCTCGATGTGATCGCCGCCGAGGTCTCAGCGCGCGTCGACGAGCCGTTCCTGGTGGCGACCGATGCTCGACGCAAGGAGGTCTACCTCGCGTCGTACGCCGAGGGTGTCCGAGTCGAAGGCCCCGTCGTGACCAAGCCCGCAGAGGTCGCCACGGACCTGCCGGTCGCGGGCAAGGGACCGGTGCTCTATCCCGAGGCGTTTCCCCACGCGCTGCCGATCGTCCAGCCCTCCGCCGGTTGGCTGGCGCACGTGATCACCAGCGAGGCCGCCGAACTGCTCGATCCCGAGCCGCTCTACCTCAGACGCCCAGACGCCGTCGCACCCGGCAAGCCCAAACCGGTCTCGTGA
- a CDS encoding metallophosphoesterase produces MFTIAHVTDTHFGNRAGVRARNERVVEHLTTLRPDVVLITGDVADHGLPEEYAEAREVYGSWDGPLFWLPGNHDVRHAYARHLLGIEPPAGDGPVLGAHESNGVRFLMLDSLVSAVEGDRIDHGELSETSLQWLRAELADDRPTFVCLHHPPVTIGVDFMDKIRLRDPDSLEELIHAHPHVVATLVGHAHGMITSTFAGRPLLIGGAVSSMIPLRGEGYAKKIVNEGPVSYALHLLLDDDRASTGRRLVTHWRALAD; encoded by the coding sequence ATGTTCACGATCGCGCACGTCACCGACACCCACTTCGGCAACCGGGCAGGCGTACGAGCCCGCAACGAACGGGTCGTGGAGCACCTGACCACACTGCGACCCGACGTCGTCCTGATCACCGGCGACGTGGCCGACCACGGTCTGCCCGAGGAGTACGCCGAAGCGCGCGAGGTGTACGGCTCCTGGGACGGTCCACTCTTCTGGCTGCCGGGCAACCACGACGTACGACACGCGTACGCGCGCCACCTCCTCGGCATCGAACCGCCTGCCGGGGACGGCCCGGTGCTCGGCGCGCACGAGAGCAACGGTGTGCGCTTCCTGATGCTCGACTCGCTGGTCTCGGCCGTCGAGGGCGACCGGATCGATCACGGCGAGTTGTCCGAGACCTCGCTGCAGTGGCTGCGCGCTGAACTGGCGGACGACCGGCCGACCTTCGTCTGCCTGCATCATCCGCCCGTGACGATCGGGGTCGACTTCATGGACAAGATCCGGCTGCGTGATCCCGACTCGCTGGAGGAGTTGATCCACGCCCATCCACACGTGGTCGCCACCCTCGTCGGCCACGCGCACGGCATGATCACCTCGACGTTCGCCGGCCGTCCGCTGCTGATCGGTGGTGCGGTGTCTTCGATGATCCCGCTGCGCGGCGAGGGCTATGCGAAGAAGATCGTCAACGAGGGGCCGGTGTCGTACGCCTTGCACCTACTGCTCGACGACGACCGGGCATCGACGGGGCGACGCCTGGTGACGCACTGGCGCGCGCTGGCGGACTAG
- a CDS encoding LysM domain-containing protein: MGLMDKIKDAFDGDDDKPATSTTDAPVDQAPEASAEETPAPPDGGATASDSPAVQDILEAQRDTTGGASASASPAVQDILAATEEREAEEAREERKAERQEAREERREEREQERKEQERREAAAERREAQQQQTYTVKSGDTLGEIAARYGVNYMDIARLNNIENPDLIFPGQVFKIPKH; encoded by the coding sequence ATGGGACTCATGGACAAGATCAAGGACGCCTTCGACGGCGACGACGACAAGCCGGCCACCTCGACCACCGACGCCCCGGTCGACCAGGCGCCTGAGGCCTCGGCTGAGGAGACCCCCGCTCCCCCCGACGGCGGTGCCACCGCGAGCGACAGCCCTGCGGTGCAGGACATCCTGGAGGCGCAGCGCGACACCACCGGCGGCGCGTCCGCGAGCGCGAGCCCGGCCGTGCAGGACATCCTGGCCGCCACCGAGGAGCGTGAGGCCGAGGAGGCCCGCGAGGAGCGCAAGGCCGAACGGCAGGAAGCTCGTGAAGAGCGTCGCGAGGAGCGGGAGCAGGAGCGCAAGGAGCAGGAGCGTCGCGAGGCCGCTGCCGAGCGTCGCGAAGCTCAGCAGCAGCAGACCTACACGGTGAAGTCCGGCGACACCCTGGGCGAGATCGCTGCCCGCTACGGCGTCAACTACATGGACATCGCGCGGCTCAACAACATCGAGAACCCCGACCTGATCTTCCCGGGTCAGGTATTCAAGATCCCGAAGCACTGA
- the coaA gene encoding type I pantothenate kinase, with the protein MATPGSAPPEPPLKDPVSKDVGSESPYVELDRAAWAALARGMETPLSPTEIDRLRGLGTSLDLDEVREVYLPLSRLLSLRVESAGRLYREQERFLRRPLPRRTPYVIGVAGSVAVGKSTTARVLQQMLARWPAHPNVELVTTDGFLLPNAELERRGILHRKGFPESYDRRALLKFVVDIKSGRDEISAPHYSHLTYDVVPEEARVLKRPDIVIVEGLNVLQPARVDASGRSGLAVSDFFDFSVYVDASERTIRRWYVERFLRLRETAFADPASYFAKYGSLNDGQAIAAAEHIWDTINGPNLRQNITPTRSRARLVLRKGDDHAVSWVRLRKQ; encoded by the coding sequence ATGGCGACCCCCGGCTCTGCCCCTCCTGAGCCACCGCTCAAGGATCCCGTGAGCAAGGACGTGGGCAGCGAGTCGCCCTATGTCGAACTCGACCGTGCGGCCTGGGCGGCGCTCGCGCGGGGCATGGAGACTCCGCTGTCTCCCACCGAGATCGACCGACTCCGCGGTCTGGGCACCTCGTTGGATCTCGACGAGGTGCGCGAGGTGTATCTGCCGCTGTCGCGGCTGCTGTCCCTGCGCGTGGAGTCCGCTGGTCGGCTCTATCGCGAGCAGGAGAGGTTTCTGCGCCGTCCGCTGCCGCGACGTACGCCGTACGTCATCGGCGTCGCCGGCTCGGTCGCGGTCGGCAAGTCGACGACGGCTCGCGTACTGCAGCAGATGCTGGCCCGCTGGCCCGCCCATCCCAACGTCGAGTTGGTCACCACCGATGGCTTCCTGCTGCCCAACGCCGAGTTGGAGCGGCGCGGGATCTTGCACCGCAAGGGCTTCCCCGAGTCGTACGACCGGCGCGCTCTGCTGAAGTTCGTCGTCGACATCAAATCCGGGCGAGACGAGATCTCTGCGCCGCACTATTCGCACCTGACGTACGACGTGGTGCCCGAGGAGGCGCGCGTCCTCAAGCGTCCCGACATCGTGATCGTCGAAGGACTCAACGTGCTGCAACCCGCACGGGTCGACGCGTCGGGGCGCTCCGGACTGGCCGTGTCGGACTTCTTCGACTTCTCGGTCTATGTCGATGCCTCCGAGAGGACGATCCGGCGCTGGTATGTCGAGCGGTTCCTGCGCCTGCGCGAGACCGCGTTTGCGGACCCGGCGTCGTACTTCGCGAAATATGGTTCGCTCAACGACGGCCAAGCGATCGCCGCCGCCGAACACATCTGGGACACGATCAACGGCCCCAACCTGCGGCAGAACATCACCCCCACGCGCTCGCGGGCACGACTGGTGCTGCGCAAGGGCGACGATCATGCGGTGAGTTGGGTCCGACTGCGCAAGCAGTGA
- a CDS encoding alanine racemase C-terminal domain-containing protein produces the protein MTPRRTSFRRALALAGDHGIEPETRHLANSAASILRPSSRFDLVRCGLATYGLDPAPGHLPADLDLRPVMSVRTSLVMRKTIPAGGGVSYGHTWTAPRETPVGLVPLGYGDGIPRHGSSRAEVMVAGARVRVLGRICMDQFVVDLTGVAAERGAQVTIFGNGTAGEPTAQDWAEACDTISYEIVTRTGGRLVRRQTDSGATTGGDDEWV, from the coding sequence ATGACGCCCAGGAGAACAAGCTTCCGGCGCGCATTGGCGTTGGCCGGCGACCATGGGATCGAGCCGGAGACCCGGCATCTGGCCAACTCGGCAGCGTCCATCCTGCGCCCGTCCAGCCGGTTCGATCTGGTCCGCTGCGGACTGGCGACGTACGGCCTCGACCCCGCACCGGGACACCTGCCCGCCGACCTCGACCTGCGACCGGTCATGTCCGTGCGGACGAGTCTGGTGATGCGCAAGACGATCCCTGCGGGTGGCGGAGTGTCGTACGGACACACGTGGACAGCGCCCCGAGAAACGCCCGTCGGGCTGGTGCCGCTGGGCTATGGCGACGGCATCCCGCGCCACGGCTCCTCGCGCGCCGAAGTCATGGTCGCCGGGGCCCGGGTTCGGGTGCTGGGCAGGATCTGCATGGATCAATTCGTCGTGGATCTGACGGGGGTGGCTGCCGAGCGCGGGGCGCAGGTGACTATCTTCGGGAATGGAACGGCCGGGGAACCGACCGCTCAGGACTGGGCCGAGGCCTGCGACACGATCAGCTATGAGATCGTCACGCGGACGGGCGGACGCCTGGTGCGTAGACAGACCGACTCGGGGGCCACGACCGGAGGTGACGACGAGTGGGTGTGA
- the tsaE gene encoding tRNA (adenosine(37)-N6)-threonylcarbamoyltransferase complex ATPase subunit type 1 TsaE, producing the protein MTSVRRVGPEAADEVLAVVREAFGSRPQLDPPADALSDTPDSIAAALAHGGGLIVEVDGHAAGALLLDPQGDTTFLRRVGVLHEHRHSGVASTLVRAALEAAAGAGRVVVLAREELPATVEFWVHQGFTEVARDAPYVRLERAGVLAYDVPDAEAMRDLGRDLATRLRAGDLVVLTGGLGAGKTTLSQGIGAGLRVRGDITSPTFVIARVHPSLVDGPSLVHVDAYRLGGIDELDDLDLEASLEDAVTLVEWGAGLAEGLAQSRLEVRIARAEGAETTEHLDPRRVYVGGVGARWLTAGSDG; encoded by the coding sequence GTGACCTCAGTTCGCCGGGTGGGTCCCGAGGCGGCCGACGAGGTGCTGGCAGTCGTACGTGAGGCTTTCGGCAGCCGGCCGCAACTAGATCCGCCCGCGGACGCGCTTTCCGACACACCCGACTCGATCGCCGCCGCTCTGGCGCATGGGGGTGGGCTGATCGTGGAGGTCGACGGCCACGCGGCGGGCGCGCTGCTGCTCGATCCGCAGGGCGACACCACCTTCCTGCGTCGCGTCGGCGTGCTGCACGAGCACCGCCACTCCGGCGTCGCCTCGACCCTGGTGCGGGCGGCTCTCGAAGCCGCCGCCGGTGCTGGTCGTGTGGTCGTGCTGGCCCGTGAGGAGCTGCCCGCGACCGTGGAGTTCTGGGTTCACCAGGGTTTCACCGAGGTCGCGCGAGACGCCCCCTACGTACGCCTGGAGCGGGCCGGGGTCCTCGCATACGACGTGCCCGATGCCGAGGCGATGCGAGACCTCGGCCGTGATCTGGCCACCCGGCTGCGCGCTGGCGATCTGGTCGTCCTCACCGGCGGGCTCGGCGCGGGCAAGACCACGTTGTCCCAGGGAATCGGCGCCGGCCTGCGGGTGCGCGGCGACATCACCTCGCCCACCTTCGTGATCGCGCGCGTGCATCCGTCCCTGGTCGACGGACCGTCGCTGGTACACGTCGACGCCTACCGCCTCGGTGGCATCGACGAGTTGGACGATCTCGACCTGGAGGCTTCGCTCGAGGATGCGGTCACGCTGGTCGAGTGGGGGGCGGGTCTGGCGGAGGGGCTGGCGCAGTCTCGACTGGAGGTGCGCATCGCGCGGGCTGAAGGCGCCGAGACGACCGAGCATCTCGACCCCCGTCGGGTTTACGTCGGCGGAGTGGGCGCGCGCTGGCTCACCGCTGGTTCCGACGGCTGA
- the rimI gene encoding ribosomal protein S18-alanine N-acetyltransferase, with the protein MISVRTATPTDLDAIAALEAAALAGDAWSRGLIEEGLAKALPTIHYLVAAEEDAVVGHAVVSCAGDIAELQRIAVDGGHRRRGIAGRLLDEVVALVRSTEAERLLLEVRVDNQGARAFYLDAGFEEIGERMRYYADGAAAVIYALGIESLAN; encoded by the coding sequence GTGATCTCGGTCCGGACGGCGACGCCGACCGATCTCGACGCGATCGCGGCACTCGAAGCAGCGGCGCTCGCGGGCGACGCGTGGTCTCGCGGGTTGATCGAGGAGGGTCTGGCCAAGGCGCTGCCGACCATCCACTACCTCGTCGCGGCCGAAGAGGACGCCGTGGTGGGCCATGCCGTGGTCAGTTGTGCCGGAGATATCGCCGAGTTGCAGCGGATCGCGGTCGACGGCGGGCATCGGCGCCGGGGGATCGCAGGGCGACTGCTGGACGAAGTCGTGGCCCTCGTGCGCTCGACCGAGGCGGAGCGCCTGCTGCTGGAGGTGCGCGTCGACAACCAAGGCGCGCGCGCCTTCTACCTCGATGCGGGTTTCGAGGAGATCGGCGAACGGATGCGCTACTACGCCGACGGTGCCGCTGCCGTGATCTACGCCCTGGGAATTGAGAGCCTTGCGAATTGA
- a CDS encoding holo-ACP synthase, giving the protein MAVVGIGLDLVDIDRFAESLTRTPRLRERLFTPQEACLPDHSLAARFAAKEAIAKALGAPPQLGWHDAEVVCDDTGRPHFVLRGTVLARADHLGVVGVHVTLSHDGGMAAAMVVLES; this is encoded by the coding sequence GTGGCAGTCGTCGGCATCGGGCTGGACCTGGTGGACATCGACCGCTTCGCCGAGTCGTTGACGCGTACGCCTCGACTGCGTGAGCGGCTCTTCACACCGCAAGAGGCGTGCCTGCCCGACCACTCCCTGGCTGCTCGCTTCGCCGCCAAAGAGGCCATCGCGAAGGCTCTCGGCGCGCCGCCACAATTGGGCTGGCACGATGCGGAGGTCGTCTGCGACGACACCGGGCGCCCGCACTTCGTACTCCGTGGGACGGTCCTGGCTCGCGCGGACCACCTCGGTGTGGTCGGGGTGCACGTCACGCTGAGCCACGACGGTGGGATGGCTGCGGCGATGGTGGTCCTGGAGTCCTGA
- a CDS encoding organic hydroperoxide resistance protein encodes MTNTPSEIVYTARATVNGGRRGGHGKTDDGQLEVDLQAPKEMGGPGGGTNPEQLFAVGYGACFTGALGLVAKKEGVDTSGAVTEVAVGFGPEGESFGITADLTVTIPGVDDETAQRLVDAAHRVCPYSKATRGNIPVTVTGKGTGTGA; translated from the coding sequence ATGACCAACACACCCAGCGAAATCGTCTACACCGCCCGCGCCACCGTCAACGGCGGACGCCGCGGCGGACACGGCAAGACCGACGACGGCCAGCTCGAGGTCGACCTCCAGGCTCCCAAGGAGATGGGCGGTCCGGGCGGCGGCACCAACCCCGAGCAGTTGTTCGCGGTCGGGTACGGCGCCTGCTTCACCGGCGCCCTCGGCCTGGTCGCCAAGAAGGAGGGCGTCGACACCTCCGGCGCCGTCACCGAGGTGGCGGTCGGGTTCGGCCCCGAGGGCGAGTCGTTCGGCATCACCGCAGATCTGACCGTGACGATTCCCGGCGTCGACGATGAGACGGCGCAGCGCCTCGTGGACGCAGCCCACCGGGTCTGCCCCTATTCGAAGGCCACCCGCGGCAACATCCCCGTCACCGTGACGGGAAAGGGGACGGGCACGGGTGCCTGA
- the glmS gene encoding glutamine--fructose-6-phosphate transaminase (isomerizing), translating into MCGIVGYVGHQQAQGVVIEGLRRLEYRGYDSAGIALVHEGDIATDKKAGKLANLEKEIAESPLPPSSTGIGHTRWATHGPPTDHNAHPHLGRERRLALVHNGIIENFAALRGELETHGHTMLSDTDTEIAAHLLEIELENGSDLTTAMQVVCRRLEGAFTLVAVDSKDPERVVAARRNSPLVVGLGEGENFLGSDVAAFIEHTRDALELGQDQVVTITADGVSVTGFDGTPAQGKPYHVDWDLSAAEKDGHDWFMRKEIYEQPRAVADSLLGRRTESGALRLDEMRLSEEELRSVDKVIVVACGTAFYSGLVAKYAIEHWCRIPVEVELASEFRYRDPILTSDTLVVAISQSGETADTLQAIRYAREQGSRVLAICNTNGSTIPRESDAVIYTHAGPEIGVASTKGFLTQVVASYLLALYLAQVKNTRFGDEIAEILDHLDRMPEHIQSVLDQDEAIYALAREYVGAKTVLFLGRHAGYPVALEGALKLKEIAYLHAEGFAAGELKHGPIALIEPGLPVLCVVPPKGRDQLHEKMVSGIQEVRARGARTICLAEEGDQDITPYADVLIRLPRVPVLLQPLVATVPLQLFACELASQLGHDVDQPRNLAKSVTVE; encoded by the coding sequence ATGTGCGGAATCGTGGGTTATGTCGGTCACCAGCAGGCGCAAGGCGTGGTGATCGAGGGGCTTCGGCGCCTCGAATATCGAGGGTACGACTCGGCGGGCATCGCGTTGGTGCACGAAGGCGACATCGCCACCGACAAGAAGGCCGGCAAGCTGGCGAATCTGGAGAAGGAGATCGCCGAGTCCCCGCTGCCGCCCTCCTCGACCGGCATCGGCCACACCCGCTGGGCCACCCACGGCCCGCCGACCGACCACAACGCCCACCCCCACCTGGGCCGCGAGCGCCGCCTCGCGCTGGTACACAACGGGATCATCGAGAACTTCGCCGCGCTGCGGGGCGAGTTGGAGACTCACGGCCACACGATGCTCTCCGACACCGACACCGAGATCGCTGCCCACCTGCTTGAGATCGAACTCGAGAACGGGTCCGATCTGACCACTGCCATGCAGGTGGTGTGCCGTCGCCTGGAGGGCGCCTTCACGCTGGTCGCCGTGGACTCCAAGGACCCCGAGCGCGTGGTCGCCGCCCGCCGCAACAGTCCGCTCGTCGTAGGCCTGGGTGAGGGCGAGAACTTCCTCGGGTCCGACGTCGCGGCCTTCATCGAGCACACCCGCGATGCCCTCGAACTGGGGCAGGACCAGGTCGTGACCATCACCGCCGACGGGGTGAGCGTCACCGGGTTCGACGGGACTCCGGCACAGGGCAAGCCCTACCACGTCGACTGGGATCTCTCGGCAGCGGAGAAGGACGGCCACGACTGGTTCATGCGCAAGGAGATCTACGAGCAGCCGCGCGCCGTCGCGGACTCGCTGCTGGGCCGGCGTACGGAGTCCGGTGCCCTGCGGCTGGACGAGATGCGGCTGTCGGAGGAGGAACTGCGCTCGGTCGACAAGGTGATCGTGGTCGCGTGCGGCACCGCCTTCTATTCCGGCCTCGTCGCCAAGTACGCCATCGAGCACTGGTGCCGCATCCCGGTCGAGGTCGAACTCGCCTCCGAGTTCCGCTACCGCGATCCGATCCTGACCAGCGACACCCTGGTCGTGGCGATCAGTCAGTCCGGCGAGACCGCCGATACCTTGCAGGCCATCCGGTACGCCCGCGAGCAGGGCTCGCGCGTGCTCGCGATCTGCAACACCAACGGCTCCACGATCCCGCGTGAGTCCGACGCGGTGATCTATACCCACGCCGGGCCCGAGATCGGTGTCGCGTCCACCAAGGGCTTCTTGACCCAGGTCGTCGCGTCGTACCTGCTGGCGCTGTATCTCGCGCAGGTCAAGAACACTCGCTTCGGCGACGAGATCGCCGAGATCCTGGACCACCTCGATCGGATGCCCGAACACATCCAGTCCGTGCTCGATCAGGACGAGGCGATCTATGCGCTCGCGCGCGAGTACGTAGGCGCCAAGACGGTGCTCTTCCTGGGCCGGCACGCCGGCTATCCCGTGGCGCTGGAGGGAGCCCTCAAGCTCAAGGAGATCGCCTACCTGCACGCGGAGGGCTTCGCGGCCGGTGAGTTGAAGCACGGGCCGATCGCGCTGATCGAGCCAGGGCTGCCCGTGCTGTGCGTGGTGCCGCCCAAGGGGCGCGACCAATTGCACGAGAAGATGGTCTCGGGCATCCAGGAGGTACGTGCGCGCGGCGCTCGGACGATCTGTCTGGCCGAGGAGGGTGACCAGGACATCACCCCGTACGCCGACGTGCTGATCCGACTTCCGCGGGTGCCGGTGCTGTTGCAGCCCCTGGTGGCGACGGTGCCGCTGCAACTCTTCGCATGTGAACTCGCCTCGCAGTTGGGACACGACGTCGACCAGCCGCGGAACCTGGCCAAGTCGGTCACGGTCGAATAG